A single region of the Nitrosomonas sp. Is79A3 genome encodes:
- a CDS encoding FxDxF family PEP-CTERM protein has protein sequence MKNSYKLNLVAAVVLMASSVAHAGIANLPGDGSQANAYQMGVISSTPTVLAAIVSGSSSSFFEEYADFTISGANLPFGSASTLLLTLNGVNVSEITGLTVEVWDNVHPNGTTLLTTFSGNNVTTPFGLLPDGQYHLDISGYLGDAASVGQYSVAISAVPEPETYAMLLAGLGLIGFSTRRRMQG, from the coding sequence ATGAAAAATAGCTATAAATTAAATTTGGTGGCAGCCGTCGTATTGATGGCAAGTAGCGTTGCTCATGCAGGAATTGCTAATTTACCTGGCGATGGTTCGCAAGCAAACGCTTATCAAATGGGTGTGATTAGTTCGACTCCTACGGTACTCGCTGCAATTGTAAGCGGTTCTTCCTCATCATTCTTTGAAGAATACGCAGATTTTACTATTTCTGGAGCGAACTTGCCGTTTGGTTCCGCAAGCACTCTTTTGCTGACCTTAAACGGTGTTAATGTGAGTGAGATCACGGGCTTGACTGTTGAGGTATGGGATAATGTTCATCCCAATGGCACTACTTTGCTTACAACATTTTCAGGTAATAATGTAACCACTCCGTTTGGCTTGTTGCCTGATGGACAGTATCATTTAGACATTAGCGGCTATCTCGGTGACGCGGCCTCTGTTGGACAATACTCGGTTGCAATTAGTGCAGTGCCAGAACCAGAAACCTATGCCATGTTGCTGGCTGGTCTTGGTTTGATTGGTTTTTCAACTCGCCGTCGCATGCAGGGCTAA